In Chryseobacterium gleum, a single genomic region encodes these proteins:
- a CDS encoding YceI family protein: protein MDTKIFKVNTENSTIDWIGRKVTGAHNGTIRIKEGNFIFENQKLQSGKFIIDTRSIKILDIEDNETNRQFANHLASDDFFNVEQFPEASFEITHAEPGDENFYYVQGHLTIKGITQPIDTSLHIVTTDNAAVLKTRLVVDRTKFNIRFRSSNFFTNLGDTLIYNNFDLNIHLIAEAY, encoded by the coding sequence ATGGATACAAAAATTTTTAAAGTCAATACCGAAAACAGTACTATCGACTGGATCGGAAGAAAAGTTACAGGAGCTCATAACGGTACAATCCGCATAAAAGAAGGCAATTTCATATTTGAAAACCAAAAACTTCAGTCCGGAAAGTTCATCATTGATACCCGCTCCATCAAAATCCTTGACATTGAGGATAATGAAACCAATAGACAGTTTGCCAACCACCTGGCTTCTGATGATTTCTTCAATGTTGAACAGTTTCCTGAAGCTTCATTTGAAATTACTCATGCAGAACCTGGTGATGAGAATTTTTATTACGTACAAGGACATCTTACCATCAAAGGTATTACTCAACCTATCGACACCAGCCTTCATATTGTAACAACAGATAATGCCGCTGTTCTAAAAACCAGACTTGTAGTAGACAGAACAAAATTCAATATCAGATTCAGGTCCTCTAACTTCTTTACCAATCTGGGTGATACGTTGATCTACAACAACTTTGATTTAAACATTCATCTTATTGCGGAAGCTTATTAA
- a CDS encoding class I SAM-dependent methyltransferase has protein sequence MKDNTWLNRWDERYSSEEFAYGTEPNNYLREQLSQLKPGTILFPAEGEGRNAVFAATQGWQVSAFDISANGRNKALQLAHQLGTTIDYQVGELSDLNYQKEQFDVIALIYAHFPAAVKSSIHQMLNQYLRKGGFIIFEAFSKNHLEYIARNEKVGGPKDVESLFSIDEIKADFPDYDIIELKETEIELKEGLFHNGTGSVIRFVGQKHN, from the coding sequence ATGAAGGACAACACATGGCTCAACAGATGGGATGAAAGGTACAGCAGCGAAGAGTTTGCGTATGGAACCGAACCGAATAATTACCTGAGGGAGCAACTTAGTCAATTAAAGCCCGGCACTATACTTTTTCCCGCAGAAGGCGAAGGACGGAATGCTGTTTTTGCAGCGACACAGGGATGGCAGGTTTCGGCTTTTGATATCAGTGCCAATGGCAGAAATAAAGCACTGCAGCTTGCTCATCAGCTGGGAACCACCATTGATTATCAGGTTGGAGAACTTTCTGATCTGAATTACCAAAAAGAGCAGTTTGACGTCATTGCACTTATTTACGCTCATTTTCCGGCAGCAGTTAAGTCTTCCATCCATCAGATGCTGAATCAATATCTCCGTAAAGGCGGATTTATTATTTTCGAAGCTTTCAGTAAAAACCATCTTGAATATATCGCCAGGAATGAGAAAGTAGGCGGACCCAAAGATGTTGAATCCTTATTTTCTATTGATGAGATCAAAGCGGATTTCCCGGATTATGATATTATAGAATTAAAAGAAACAGAAATCGAACTCAAGGAGGGTTTGTTTCACAACGGAACAGGCTCTGTTATCCGTTTTGTAGGGCAAAAACATAACTGA
- a CDS encoding tautomerase family protein gives MPFIKVDVLREDLNRETKQQLIRKISEAVTSVLNKDPHLTHIVINEIEDDNWGYAGEQVSVLKEQGFSTVKK, from the coding sequence ATGCCATTCATCAAAGTCGATGTGCTTCGCGAAGACCTTAACCGCGAAACAAAACAACAGTTAATCAGAAAAATCAGTGAAGCTGTAACCTCAGTTTTGAATAAAGATCCTCATTTGACACATATTGTTATCAATGAGATTGAAGACGATAACTGGGGGTATGCAGGAGAACAGGTTTCTGTATTAAAAGAACAAGGATTTTCAACAGTCAAAAAATAA
- a CDS encoding Crp/Fnr family transcriptional regulator, producing the protein MILKKLTFDYSLYIMVNSKEILKDHISKFTSLTDEQLDYVFGHFDLITLKKGQSLISEGDFVNHEYFVLEGCLKAFYLNDNMKMFILQFAMPTWWVTDFDALYNKTRATINVDCITNAAILSISNEDREKICKEIHQVEHFFRWRTNKGYVAAQKRLLSFMNNDAKFRYQELLSMYPQLYNLVPKHLIASYLGVTRETLSRLHQ; encoded by the coding sequence ATGATCCTGAAAAAACTTACTTTTGATTATTCATTATACATCATGGTCAATTCTAAAGAAATATTAAAAGATCACATCTCTAAATTCACTTCTCTTACTGATGAACAACTTGACTATGTTTTCGGACATTTTGATCTGATTACTTTAAAGAAAGGGCAAAGTCTTATTTCGGAAGGCGATTTCGTGAATCATGAATATTTTGTTCTGGAAGGCTGTTTGAAAGCATTTTATCTTAATGACAATATGAAAATGTTTATTCTTCAGTTTGCCATGCCGACGTGGTGGGTAACGGATTTTGATGCTCTTTACAATAAAACAAGGGCTACCATTAATGTAGACTGCATTACAAATGCAGCAATTTTGTCCATTTCCAATGAGGACAGGGAAAAAATCTGTAAAGAAATTCATCAGGTTGAACATTTTTTCAGATGGCGGACCAATAAAGGGTATGTAGCTGCACAGAAACGCCTTCTTTCTTTTATGAATAATGATGCCAAATTCAGATACCAGGAGCTTTTATCTATGTATCCCCAACTTTATAATCTGGTTCCGAAACACCTCATAGCTTCATATCTGGGAGTGACGAGAGAAACTTTGAGCAGGCTTCATCAATAA
- a CDS encoding deoxyguanosinetriphosphate triphosphohydrolase, with the protein MNLNHIFTNQRTGNNPQTKASRTDFQRDFDRIIFSSAFRRLQNKTQVFPLPGSVFVHNRLTHSLEVSSVGRSLGSIVGEFIAEDFKNELTEDSKNFYLHNLGNVIAAACLCHDVGNPAFGHSGEDAIASYFERNEKDLKSKFNEKEWADLVNFEGNANAIRVLAQQQQGKDAGGIQLTFSTLASIAKYPCEAVAKKKGIIHRKKFGFFQNEKDIFLEIAKGTQLIAESEEPYIFKRHPFVWLVEAADDICYNIIDMEDAHRLGIVSTADCKNLFFELVKSETDDIQRIETKLSSISNENEQISYLRAKVINALINKSIEMYKHNFETILEGNLGNGLLDIYKKENKALQDIESFSVEKIYNHKAVVEIENAGYNVMYELLDHFIPSILKSDEKRKSYDEKALKLIPKQFIYDNGTDYQKVLGVIDFVSGMTDNYATDLYRKIKGIDIGMTV; encoded by the coding sequence ATGAATTTAAACCACATTTTCACCAATCAACGTACAGGAAACAATCCGCAGACCAAAGCTTCAAGAACTGATTTTCAAAGGGATTTCGATAGGATTATCTTCTCTTCTGCCTTCAGGAGACTGCAGAATAAAACTCAGGTTTTTCCTCTTCCCGGCAGTGTTTTTGTACACAACAGACTTACGCATTCTCTGGAAGTATCATCTGTAGGAAGAAGTTTAGGAAGTATTGTCGGTGAATTTATTGCTGAAGATTTTAAAAATGAGCTGACTGAGGATTCAAAGAACTTTTATCTCCATAATTTAGGAAATGTAATAGCTGCTGCATGTTTATGCCATGATGTGGGAAACCCCGCTTTCGGACATTCCGGGGAAGATGCCATTGCAAGTTATTTTGAAAGAAATGAAAAAGATCTGAAATCCAAGTTCAATGAAAAAGAGTGGGCAGATCTGGTAAATTTTGAAGGTAATGCCAACGCGATCAGAGTGCTGGCACAGCAGCAGCAAGGGAAAGATGCAGGAGGTATTCAGCTTACTTTCTCAACGCTGGCAAGCATTGCAAAATATCCGTGTGAGGCTGTAGCTAAGAAAAAAGGAATCATTCACAGGAAGAAATTCGGATTTTTCCAGAATGAAAAGGATATATTCCTGGAAATCGCCAAAGGAACGCAGCTTATTGCTGAAAGTGAAGAACCATATATTTTCAAAAGACATCCTTTCGTATGGCTGGTAGAAGCAGCAGATGATATCTGCTACAATATCATTGACATGGAAGATGCCCACAGACTGGGAATTGTTTCAACAGCAGACTGTAAAAACTTATTTTTCGAGCTGGTAAAATCTGAAACCGATGACATTCAGAGAATTGAGACAAAATTAAGCTCTATCTCCAATGAAAATGAACAGATTTCATATTTAAGAGCAAAAGTGATCAATGCCTTAATCAATAAATCAATTGAGATGTATAAGCATAACTTTGAAACCATTCTTGAAGGAAATCTTGGCAACGGTTTACTGGACATCTATAAAAAAGAAAATAAGGCACTTCAGGACATTGAGAGTTTTTCAGTAGAAAAAATTTATAATCATAAAGCGGTTGTTGAAATTGAAAATGCAGGCTATAATGTGATGTATGAATTGCTGGATCACTTTATTCCTTCCATTCTGAAGTCTGATGAAAAAAGAAAATCTTATGACGAAAAAGCTTTGAAATTAATTCCAAAGCAGTTTATTTACGATAACGGAACCGACTACCAGAAAGTTCTCGGAGTTATTGATTTCGTTTCGGGCATGACGGATAATTATGCTACCGATCTGTATAGAAAAATTAAAGGAATAGACATCGGAATGACCGTGTAA
- a CDS encoding nuclear transport factor 2 family protein produces the protein MKLSLIIAWLLSFPLSGHAQNLKNMKTIQASETEIRNVIEHYYFKGIYKGDTELLKKAFYKDALLFGDINGIPYFKTAEQYIEGVGNRVSPEKSGKDFIAEIISVDIINSIAVAKLHVKMYDFNYYNFITFNHTEGKWLIINKTLTHVQP, from the coding sequence ATGAAACTATCATTAATTATAGCATGGCTGCTCAGCTTTCCGTTGAGCGGTCATGCACAAAATCTTAAGAATATGAAAACCATTCAGGCATCAGAAACCGAAATAAGAAATGTGATAGAGCATTATTATTTCAAAGGAATTTATAAAGGCGATACAGAACTTTTGAAAAAAGCTTTCTATAAAGATGCGCTGCTTTTCGGAGATATCAATGGAATTCCTTATTTCAAAACTGCAGAACAGTATATTGAAGGAGTCGGAAACCGCGTAAGTCCGGAAAAATCGGGAAAGGATTTTATAGCTGAAATTATTTCAGTTGATATCATCAATTCAATTGCTGTCGCGAAATTGCATGTAAAAATGTATGACTTCAATTATTATAATTTCATAACTTTCAATCATACAGAAGGGAAATGGCTCATTATTAACAAGACACTGACCCATGTACAACCTTAA
- a CDS encoding NAD(P)H-dependent flavin oxidoreductase, translating into MWNKNRITELTGIEYPIFQGPFGGDFSTVELTTTVSNLGGLGGFGAYTMSPHEIYDIHHKIQSKTDKPYNLNLWVSDHDIIDEKHTKEQYQKAVETFKPYFDLLDIDIPAPPPSFESRFQNQLEVIFDIKPKVFSFMFGLLNENIIEDLHHQGTVVLGNATTLDEAVALEKTGVDIIVASGFESGGHRPSFLDRSELSTTGTFALIQLIRDRVKIPVVAAGGIADSHGIAGAFQLGAEAVQIGTAFLATEESGALPFHKELLFSEAAKSTTLTRAYTGRLGRGITTKITKDVLTATDKTLPFPLQAQFMGTLRKAALEQEKNDLVFFWSGQIAPVLKHKKASTLMRSLIEEASELLE; encoded by the coding sequence ATGTGGAACAAAAATAGAATTACAGAATTAACCGGGATTGAATACCCTATCTTTCAAGGCCCTTTTGGCGGAGATTTTTCTACTGTTGAACTGACAACTACAGTGAGTAATCTTGGCGGACTTGGAGGTTTTGGAGCCTACACTATGTCACCCCATGAAATCTATGACATTCACCATAAAATACAGTCGAAAACTGATAAACCATACAATCTTAATCTGTGGGTAAGCGATCATGATATCATTGACGAAAAACATACAAAAGAGCAATATCAGAAGGCTGTTGAAACTTTCAAACCTTATTTTGACCTTTTGGATATAGATATTCCGGCACCTCCACCCTCTTTTGAATCCAGATTTCAAAATCAGCTGGAAGTGATCTTTGACATCAAACCTAAAGTTTTCAGCTTTATGTTTGGGTTGCTGAATGAAAACATCATCGAAGATCTTCATCATCAAGGAACTGTTGTGTTGGGAAATGCGACCACGCTGGATGAAGCTGTTGCTTTGGAAAAAACCGGAGTAGATATTATCGTCGCCTCAGGATTTGAAAGCGGCGGCCACAGACCTTCATTTCTGGACAGGTCTGAACTTTCTACAACGGGAACTTTTGCTTTAATTCAATTAATCCGGGATCGTGTAAAGATTCCTGTAGTTGCTGCCGGAGGAATCGCGGACAGCCATGGCATTGCAGGTGCTTTTCAGCTGGGAGCAGAAGCTGTGCAGATTGGAACGGCTTTTCTTGCAACTGAAGAATCCGGGGCACTACCCTTTCACAAAGAACTGTTGTTTTCCGAAGCTGCAAAATCCACCACTCTTACCAGGGCGTACACAGGAAGATTAGGGCGCGGAATTACGACAAAAATCACAAAGGATGTTTTGACTGCGACTGATAAAACATTGCCGTTTCCTTTGCAGGCTCAATTCATGGGAACCTTGAGAAAAGCTGCTTTAGAACAAGAGAAAAATGATCTGGTATTTTTCTGGTCCGGCCAGATTGCTCCGGTTTTAAAGCATAAAAAAGCCTCCACCTTAATGAGATCATTAATCGAAGAGGCTTCTGAATTATTAGAATAA
- a CDS encoding SDR family NAD(P)-dependent oxidoreductase: MKKQTVIVTGASSGIGLETARYFLNQGDNVVINSQTAVKLEKVYHELGAAENLAMVAGNVSDKTTGEALVKTALERFGSADVLINNAGIYENKPFLEVTEDYLDRFLSTNLKGTFFTTQAVIPQMIRQKDGVVINIGTPLVYHAIAQSPSTAPISSKGAIHALTLQLAAEFGIDNIRVNTVAPGLIRTPMHGADLDNNAGIHLINRIGEPEEVAQMIFAIAKNKLISGAIINVDGGMGAGHHLS; the protein is encoded by the coding sequence ATGAAAAAACAAACCGTAATCGTAACAGGAGCCTCTTCAGGAATAGGATTGGAAACTGCCCGGTATTTTTTAAATCAAGGAGATAACGTGGTCATTAATTCACAAACGGCAGTCAAATTAGAGAAAGTGTATCATGAACTGGGAGCCGCAGAAAATCTCGCAATGGTTGCCGGAAATGTTTCGGATAAGACAACAGGAGAAGCGCTGGTGAAAACAGCTTTAGAAAGATTCGGATCTGCTGATGTGCTCATCAACAACGCCGGAATCTACGAAAACAAACCATTTCTGGAAGTTACTGAAGACTATCTGGACCGTTTTTTAAGCACCAATTTAAAAGGAACCTTCTTTACCACGCAGGCCGTCATTCCTCAAATGATCAGGCAAAAAGATGGTGTGGTGATCAATATAGGAACGCCATTAGTGTACCACGCCATTGCCCAATCTCCTTCTACGGCACCTATTTCGAGTAAGGGAGCTATTCATGCACTGACATTGCAGCTTGCGGCAGAGTTTGGAATAGACAATATCAGGGTGAATACAGTTGCGCCGGGATTGATCAGGACTCCAATGCATGGTGCAGACCTAGATAACAATGCAGGAATACACCTCATCAACCGTATCGGGGAGCCTGAAGAAGTGGCTCAGATGATTTTTGCTATTGCTAAAAATAAATTAATCTCCGGGGCTATCATCAATGTTGACGGAGGGATGGGTGCCGGACATCATTTATCATGA